The Streptomyces sp. HSG2 genome has a segment encoding these proteins:
- a CDS encoding potassium channel protein has product MVVCGDDGLAHRLAAELRDVYGERVTLVAPPSGRRIRQPVVGRARAASVALLDLVNSAVNRTGVLEPGRAGRELDAAEPTESVLAAAGVERAAALALVYDDDETNIRAALTARRLNPRLRLVLRLYNRRLGQHIEALLDQAATLAAGDPRTAGLDASTTVLSDADTAAPALVATTLVGTSKVVETDGLLLRAVERQPPSEGEVADPGLCALALLSSNGAGDSGRAGSASSDEEPSLLPDQAAVDAATGRGIVALEEVAYAGPPAPPRRAAVPPFASLFSHRLRWSLAGLAACVAALTVALAILGPDDPPHAVYITLLNLFAINDPAVGRPLGEQILQLLTGLTGLLLLPVLLAAALEALGTFRTASALRGPPRGLKEHVVLLGLGKVGTRVLTRLRERHIPVVCVEADPDARGMATALRLRVPVVVGDATQEGVLEAAKIHKARSLLALTSVDSTNLEAVLYARSVRSDLSVVMRLFDDDFSTAVYRTLRATHPRALTRSRSVTQLAAPAFAGAVMGRQILGAIPVERRVLLFAAVTVAGQPQLEGRTVGEAFRAGAWRVLALDMGASAGTPGPRGDGRAGPPLPSGLVWDLPDTYVLRGGDRVVMAATRQGLAELTGRRRRREGADA; this is encoded by the coding sequence ATGGTGGTGTGTGGTGACGACGGTCTCGCGCACCGGCTCGCGGCGGAGTTGCGCGACGTGTACGGCGAGAGGGTCACGCTCGTCGCCCCGCCCTCCGGGCGGCGAATCCGGCAGCCGGTCGTGGGTCGGGCGCGGGCGGCGTCGGTGGCGTTGCTGGACCTGGTCAACTCGGCCGTCAACCGGACGGGGGTGCTCGAACCTGGCCGCGCGGGGCGGGAACTGGACGCCGCGGAGCCGACGGAGAGCGTCCTGGCCGCCGCGGGCGTGGAGCGCGCCGCGGCGCTGGCCTTGGTGTACGACGACGACGAGACCAACATCCGGGCCGCGCTCACCGCCCGCCGTCTCAACCCGCGTCTCAGGCTGGTGCTCCGGCTGTACAACCGGCGGTTGGGACAGCACATCGAGGCGCTCCTGGACCAGGCCGCGACACTGGCCGCGGGCGATCCGCGAACGGCCGGGCTTGACGCCTCGACCACGGTGCTGTCCGACGCCGACACCGCGGCGCCCGCGCTTGTCGCCACGACACTCGTCGGGACCAGCAAGGTCGTCGAGACGGACGGGCTGCTTCTGCGCGCCGTAGAGCGGCAGCCGCCCTCCGAGGGCGAGGTCGCCGATCCGGGGCTGTGCGCGCTGGCGCTTCTCTCCTCCAACGGCGCCGGCGACTCCGGGCGCGCCGGTTCGGCAAGCTCCGACGAGGAACCGAGTCTGCTGCCCGACCAGGCGGCGGTCGACGCCGCCACCGGGCGTGGCATCGTCGCCCTGGAGGAGGTCGCCTACGCCGGTCCGCCGGCGCCGCCCAGGCGGGCGGCGGTCCCTCCGTTCGCCTCGCTCTTCTCCCATCGGCTGCGGTGGTCGCTGGCGGGGTTGGCGGCCTGTGTGGCCGCTCTGACGGTCGCGTTGGCGATTCTCGGCCCGGACGATCCGCCGCACGCCGTCTACATCACTCTCCTGAACCTGTTCGCCATCAACGACCCGGCCGTCGGCCGGCCCCTGGGAGAGCAGATCCTCCAGCTCCTGACGGGGCTGACGGGCCTGCTGCTGCTGCCGGTGCTTCTCGCGGCGGCGCTGGAGGCACTCGGGACCTTCCGGACCGCCTCGGCGCTGCGCGGTCCGCCTCGGGGGCTCAAGGAACACGTCGTGCTGTTGGGCCTCGGCAAGGTCGGCACCCGTGTACTGACCCGGCTCAGGGAACGGCACATCCCCGTGGTGTGCGTGGAGGCCGATCCCGACGCGCGAGGCATGGCGACCGCACTGCGGCTGCGCGTGCCGGTGGTGGTGGGGGACGCCACGCAGGAAGGCGTCCTGGAGGCCGCGAAGATCCACAAGGCCCGGTCGCTCCTGGCTCTGACCAGCGTCGACAGCACCAACCTGGAGGCCGTCCTGTACGCCCGGTCCGTGCGGTCCGACCTGTCGGTGGTCATGCGCCTGTTCGACGACGACTTCTCCACGGCCGTGTACCGCACGCTGCGCGCCACCCACCCCAGGGCCCTCACGCGCAGCCGCAGCGTCACCCAACTGGCGGCTCCCGCGTTCGCCGGGGCCGTGATGGGCCGGCAGATCCTGGGGGCGATTCCGGTGGAGCGCCGCGTCCTGCTCTTCGCGGCGGTGACGGTCGCGGGGCAGCCGCAGTTGGAGGGCCGCACGGTCGGGGAGGCGTTCCGGGCCGGGGCATGGCGGGTGCTCGCCCTGGACATGGGCGCCTCGGCGGGCACGCCCGGCCCCCGAGGCGACGGCCGCGCGGGACCTCCGCTGCCCTCGGGGCTGGTGTGGGACCTGCCCGACACGTACGTGCTGCGGGGCGGCGACCGGGTGGTCATGGCGGCGACGCGACAGGGTCTGGCCGAGCTGACGGGAAGACGCCGACGCCGGGAGGGGGCGGACGCGTGA
- a CDS encoding permease, which produces MNGMGAPAVDKDEDDTGEGEGTSHVVVGGAARRRERARVDSSLLVVVLLVSAVLAQDVLRAALSAPAMQTWTTIFVAVVVQALPFLVLGVLLSAAITAFVPAAFFARLLPRSAPLAVPVAGAAGAVLPGCECASVPVSGALVRRGVAPAAALAFLLSAPAINPIVLTATAVAFPGEPAMVWARLLAGLLVACAMGWLWQRLGRAEWLRPRVPDVHPDRDRAATFWGSVRHDVVHAGGFLVAGAMAAATLKALVPARWLGAAATDPILSVLVLAALAVVLSICSEADAFVAASLTQFSLTARLTFLVVGPVVDLKLFAMQIGTFGRAFAWRFAPATLVVAVAVSVLIGTVLL; this is translated from the coding sequence ATGAACGGCATGGGGGCGCCGGCCGTTGACAAGGATGAGGACGACACCGGCGAGGGTGAGGGGACGTCACACGTGGTTGTGGGCGGAGCGGCGCGTCGACGGGAGCGCGCCCGCGTCGACTCCTCCCTGCTCGTCGTGGTCCTGCTGGTGTCGGCCGTCCTGGCGCAGGACGTGCTGCGGGCCGCGCTGTCCGCGCCGGCGATGCAGACGTGGACCACGATCTTCGTGGCGGTCGTCGTGCAGGCGTTGCCGTTTCTGGTGCTGGGCGTCCTGCTGTCGGCGGCGATCACCGCCTTCGTGCCCGCGGCGTTCTTCGCCCGACTGCTGCCGCGAAGCGCCCCGTTGGCCGTCCCGGTGGCGGGTGCGGCGGGAGCGGTGCTGCCGGGTTGCGAGTGCGCGTCGGTGCCGGTGTCCGGCGCGCTGGTACGTCGAGGTGTCGCCCCCGCGGCGGCGCTCGCCTTCCTGCTGTCCGCTCCGGCGATCAATCCGATCGTGTTGACCGCCACGGCCGTGGCCTTCCCCGGCGAACCGGCGATGGTGTGGGCCCGACTCCTCGCCGGACTGCTGGTCGCTTGCGCCATGGGCTGGTTGTGGCAACGCCTCGGGCGGGCGGAGTGGCTGCGCCCGCGCGTTCCCGACGTCCACCCCGACCGGGATCGCGCGGCCACGTTCTGGGGTTCCGTCCGGCACGACGTGGTGCACGCCGGCGGCTTCCTGGTGGCGGGCGCGATGGCCGCGGCCACCCTCAAGGCCCTGGTGCCCGCCCGGTGGTTGGGCGCGGCGGCGACCGATCCCATCCTGTCGGTGCTGGTCCTGGCGGCCTTGGCGGTGGTGTTGTCGATCTGCTCGGAGGCGGACGCGTTCGTGGCGGCCTCGCTGACCCAGTTCTCGCTCACCGCGCGGCTGACGTTTCTCGTGGTCGGCCCGGTGGTGGACCTGAAGCTCTTCGCGATGCAGATCGGCACCTTCGGACGGGCCTTCGCCTGGCGCTTCGCGCCCGCGACACTGGTCGTCGCCGTCGCGGTGTCGGTCCTGATCGGTACGGTGCTGCTGTGA
- a CDS encoding TIGR03943 family protein, producing MNRWAQAAVLFVLGVALVRVGATDLSLRYVKAGLRPLVVASGAVLVATALATVRYERRRSEDGAAGDGDRGREDGPGDGGADRRPGADGGGRGGETGAAPRSAAPGAADGHRPHPEPRVSWLLLLPVLALVLVAPPALGSHSALNAGTAVQRPPAFPPLPDDGRAPLRMGLADYAERAVHDEGRTLDGRALTVTGFLAVDESGTPHLVRMTLDCCAADAQPIKVGLTGRLPPVLRPDTWLDVTGRYLPRRERDPVNGGPIPFLEVDSAVPVPQPRDPYDAGSGA from the coding sequence GTGAACCGGTGGGCCCAGGCGGCCGTCCTGTTCGTCCTCGGCGTGGCGCTGGTGCGGGTCGGGGCCACGGATCTGTCCTTGCGGTACGTGAAGGCCGGGCTGCGGCCACTGGTCGTCGCCTCGGGTGCCGTGCTCGTCGCCACGGCCCTGGCCACGGTCCGCTACGAGCGCCGACGATCCGAGGACGGAGCCGCGGGCGATGGGGACCGAGGTCGCGAGGACGGCCCCGGGGACGGCGGCGCCGACCGGCGGCCCGGCGCCGACGGAGGCGGACGGGGCGGCGAGACCGGTGCCGCGCCTCGATCCGCCGCGCCGGGCGCGGCGGACGGGCACCGACCGCACCCCGAGCCCCGCGTCTCCTGGCTGCTGCTTCTGCCCGTCCTCGCCCTGGTCCTGGTCGCGCCCCCGGCCTTGGGGTCGCACAGCGCGCTGAACGCCGGGACCGCCGTGCAACGCCCGCCCGCGTTCCCGCCCTTGCCCGACGACGGCCGGGCCCCGCTGCGGATGGGACTCGCCGACTACGCGGAGCGGGCCGTCCACGACGAAGGAAGGACCCTCGACGGGCGGGCGCTGACCGTCACCGGCTTCCTCGCCGTCGACGAGAGCGGCACGCCCCACTTGGTCCGCATGACCCTGGACTGCTGCGCGGCGGACGCGCAGCCGATCAAGGTCGGGCTGACAGGCCGTCTGCCTCCCGTACTTCGCCCCGACACCTGGCTCGACGTTACCGGCCGATACCTCCCACGACGGGAGAGGGACCCGGTCAACGGAGGCCCGATCCCCTTCCTGGAGGTGGACTCGGCGGTGCCCGTCCCCCAGCCCCGGGACCCGTACGACGCGGGAAGCGGGGCCTGA
- a CDS encoding flotillin family protein: MDAVSVAVVGVVVLLLLLALVVVTRYKVAGPSEAFIVTGRRGKRSTDPETGRVFTDNSGQKVVVGGGVFVVPFVQQQYTLDLSSRHIPIAVNGAVTLRGVKAHLEGVAIVKVGGTEDAIRAAAQRFLVQQDGIVGFTQEVLSGALRAIVGRMSVEDVIRDRAAFAGQVAEEAEASLSGQGLVLDAFQIQDISTEGSYLEDLGRPEAARAKQEADIAEAVARRAAEQARLKAEEEIAVAQRTLQLKQAEIKAETDQAVARADAAGPLAEAARQQDIIAEQEKVAERQAALKDRQLDTEVRKPADAKRYAAEQEAEARRVARVKQAEAERSAEIAGAQAEAERARLTGEGEKQRRGALAEAEAIEGLKQGEAERSRRAAIAEAVRLEGEAEAAAISAKGAAEAEAMEKKADAFDRYGDAAVLQMLVDILPDVVAKAAEPLSAIDKMTVISTDGASRLSRTVADNVTQGMEVLNSTTGVDLSALLRKVALGGSAPTPAPAGDEVDTGKPNGTVQITD; this comes from the coding sequence ATGGATGCTGTATCCGTCGCCGTGGTGGGAGTCGTGGTGCTCCTGCTGTTGCTCGCGTTGGTGGTCGTCACCCGGTACAAGGTGGCCGGTCCCAGCGAGGCGTTCATCGTCACCGGGCGGCGCGGCAAGAGGTCCACCGATCCGGAGACCGGGAGGGTGTTCACCGACAACAGCGGCCAGAAGGTCGTGGTCGGCGGGGGCGTCTTCGTGGTGCCCTTCGTGCAGCAGCAGTACACCCTGGACCTCTCCTCGCGGCACATCCCGATCGCCGTGAACGGCGCGGTCACCCTGCGGGGGGTCAAGGCCCATCTCGAAGGCGTGGCCATCGTCAAGGTGGGCGGCACGGAGGACGCCATCCGGGCCGCGGCCCAGCGGTTCCTGGTGCAGCAGGACGGCATCGTCGGCTTCACCCAGGAGGTGCTCTCCGGGGCGCTCCGTGCCATCGTCGGCCGGATGAGCGTGGAGGACGTCATCCGCGACCGGGCCGCGTTCGCGGGGCAGGTGGCCGAGGAGGCCGAGGCCAGCCTGTCCGGCCAGGGGCTGGTACTGGACGCCTTCCAGATTCAGGACATCAGCACCGAGGGCTCCTATCTGGAGGACCTCGGCCGGCCGGAGGCCGCTCGGGCCAAGCAGGAGGCCGACATCGCCGAGGCCGTCGCCCGACGGGCCGCCGAACAGGCGCGATTGAAGGCCGAGGAGGAGATCGCCGTTGCCCAGCGCACCCTCCAGCTCAAGCAGGCCGAGATCAAGGCCGAGACCGACCAGGCCGTCGCTCGCGCGGACGCCGCGGGCCCGCTCGCCGAGGCCGCCCGGCAGCAGGACATCATCGCCGAGCAGGAGAAGGTGGCCGAGCGTCAGGCGGCACTGAAGGATCGCCAGTTGGACACCGAGGTGCGCAAGCCCGCCGACGCCAAGCGCTACGCCGCGGAGCAGGAGGCCGAGGCACGCCGGGTGGCGCGGGTCAAGCAGGCGGAGGCCGAGCGGTCGGCCGAGATCGCGGGGGCCCAGGCCGAGGCCGAGCGTGCCCGGCTGACCGGTGAGGGCGAGAAGCAGCGTCGTGGGGCGCTGGCCGAGGCGGAGGCCATCGAGGGCCTCAAGCAGGGCGAGGCCGAGCGTTCCCGTCGAGCGGCGATCGCCGAGGCGGTACGGCTGGAAGGAGAGGCGGAGGCGGCGGCGATCAGCGCCAAGGGCGCCGCCGAGGCCGAGGCGATGGAGAAGAAGGCCGACGCCTTCGACCGCTACGGCGACGCCGCCGTGCTCCAGATGCTGGTGGACATCCTGCCCGATGTCGTGGCCAAGGCGGCGGAGCCGCTGTCCGCCATCGACAAGATGACGGTCATCTCCACCGACGGAGCGAGCCGCCTGTCCCGCACGGTCGCAGACAACGTGACCCAGGGCATGGAGGTCCTCAACTCCACCACGGGCGTCGACCTCTCCGCGCTCCTGCGGAAGGTCGCCCTCGGCGGCTCCGCGCCCACCCCGGCTCCGGCGGGCGACGAGGTGGACACCGGCAAGCCCAACGGGACCGTTCAGATCACCGACTGA
- a CDS encoding urease subunit gamma, whose product MHLIPSEQEKLLLSVAGMLASYRKERGVKLNYPEAVAYISCWVIEEARAGNYTVDQMMSDAGVPLEQRKGDTLGVGETVLTTADVMEGVAEMLHVLQIEATFPDGRKLVTLYDPIRAPKPAPTPAPIH is encoded by the coding sequence ATGCACCTGATTCCGTCCGAGCAGGAGAAGCTGCTGTTGAGCGTCGCGGGGATGCTCGCCAGCTACCGCAAGGAGCGTGGCGTCAAGCTGAACTACCCCGAGGCGGTGGCCTACATCAGCTGTTGGGTCATCGAGGAGGCCCGAGCGGGCAACTACACCGTCGACCAGATGATGAGCGACGCCGGCGTTCCCTTGGAGCAGCGGAAAGGCGACACCCTGGGCGTGGGCGAGACCGTCCTCACGACGGCCGACGTCATGGAGGGCGTCGCCGAGATGCTTCACGTTCTCCAGATCGAGGCGACGTTTCCCGACGGCCGCAAACTCGTCACCCTCTACGACCCGATCCGCGCCCCGAAGCCCGCCCCGACGCCCGCCCCGATCCACTGA
- a CDS encoding urease subunit beta, translating to MRPERPVPAESLPPSELDPCEVHDFSRHEVGGVWVREPNTEHVLNSEEGKATVYVVNVGDRDIQIGSHVHLADVNEDLLFFTDEEAAAEAERALMDPRLSRLEQIAAARQLAHDRSKTPGVAPWGHRLDIAPGDSMRFSPEHAPSDAIEVVPIGGNRRVPGLRKDKRPGDVDLD from the coding sequence GTGCGACCTGAACGCCCCGTACCTGCCGAGTCCTTGCCGCCCTCCGAGCTGGATCCGTGCGAGGTCCACGACTTCTCCCGGCACGAGGTGGGCGGAGTGTGGGTCAGGGAGCCGAACACGGAGCATGTCCTCAACTCCGAGGAGGGCAAGGCGACGGTCTATGTGGTCAACGTCGGTGACCGAGACATCCAAATCGGTTCGCACGTCCACCTGGCCGACGTCAACGAGGACTTGCTCTTCTTCACTGACGAGGAAGCGGCCGCCGAGGCCGAGAGGGCGCTGATGGACCCGCGGCTTTCGCGGCTTGAGCAGATCGCCGCCGCCCGCCAGTTGGCGCACGATCGGTCGAAGACGCCGGGAGTGGCCCCCTGGGGCCACCGCCTCGACATCGCTCCCGGGGACTCCATGCGGTTCAGCCCGGAGCACGCGCCCAGCGACGCGATCGAGGTCGTACCGATCGGCGGGAATCGACGTGTTCCTGGCCTGCGCAAGGACAAGCGGCCCGGCGACGTCGATCTCGACTGA
- the ureC gene encoding urease subunit alpha, with protein MANITRKQYAKSYGPTVGDQVRLGDTNLWIEITEDLTFGGDEAIFGGGKTIRESMLQGTTTSVRGAPDTVITNVIILDVAPALKRRRSDTVVRADVGIKGGLIVAIGKAGNSDVMDGVTDGLEIGPSTDVISGEGKLLTAGTVDTHVHIISPSAVMEAVATGTTTLIGGGVGPSEGTKATTVTPGPQHLVNLHRSFDDLPVNVMLLGKGNTVSEDGLDEQALAGAGGYKIHEDWGATPAALDAALKVGEEWGLQVTLHADSLNEAGFVETTLDAIGGRGVHVFHAEGAGGGHAPDILKVAAEENVLPASTNPTLPYTRNTVAEHIDMLASAHHLDLGNKNDQAFADSRIRSTTMFAEDVLHDMGAMSITSSDAQAMGRIGEVVTRTWQVAHVMKEWSHKTFQDADFFHRSGRGVGDNARALRYVAKYTINPAIAHGIDEYVGSVTEGKLADLVLWDPRFFAVRPEIVIKGGAMVLGNLGDPNGSVSTPQPTVLRPAMAHAIASRLSYSFVSGKVLDPPPGTDPYDSVRGKGVFKDSLRATLGLRRELKGAKPVKDVGKADMVFNAERFGIDIDPSTFKIAVEIPELATTPNHSLTKHKSRAGFWYLDQPNPPKNLPLAQRYLMF; from the coding sequence ATGGCGAACATCACGCGGAAGCAGTACGCGAAGTCCTACGGCCCGACCGTGGGCGACCAGGTCCGCCTGGGCGACACGAACCTCTGGATCGAGATCACCGAAGACCTGACCTTCGGCGGTGACGAGGCGATCTTCGGCGGCGGCAAGACCATCCGCGAGTCGATGTTGCAGGGAACCACCACCAGCGTGCGGGGCGCCCCCGACACGGTGATCACCAATGTGATCATCCTGGATGTCGCTCCCGCCCTGAAACGGCGGCGCAGCGACACCGTCGTACGCGCCGACGTCGGGATCAAGGGCGGTCTCATCGTCGCGATCGGCAAGGCCGGCAACAGCGACGTCATGGACGGGGTCACCGACGGGCTGGAGATCGGCCCCTCCACGGACGTGATCTCCGGCGAGGGCAAGCTGCTCACCGCCGGCACCGTCGACACCCATGTGCACATCATCTCCCCCTCTGCCGTCATGGAGGCCGTGGCCACCGGCACCACCACGCTGATCGGCGGCGGCGTGGGCCCCTCCGAGGGGACCAAGGCGACCACCGTGACCCCTGGCCCGCAGCACCTGGTGAACCTCCACCGCAGCTTCGACGACCTGCCGGTCAACGTCATGCTGCTGGGCAAGGGCAACACCGTCAGCGAGGACGGCTTGGACGAGCAGGCGCTGGCGGGCGCCGGCGGCTACAAGATCCACGAGGACTGGGGGGCCACCCCGGCCGCTCTGGACGCCGCGCTGAAGGTCGGAGAGGAGTGGGGCCTGCAGGTCACCCTGCACGCCGACTCCCTCAATGAGGCGGGCTTCGTCGAGACCACCCTCGATGCCATCGGCGGGCGCGGCGTTCACGTCTTCCATGCCGAGGGCGCCGGCGGCGGGCACGCCCCCGACATCCTGAAGGTGGCGGCCGAGGAGAACGTTCTGCCCGCCTCTACGAACCCGACGCTGCCGTACACCAGGAACACCGTGGCCGAGCACATCGACATGCTCGCCTCCGCCCACCACCTCGACCTCGGCAACAAGAACGACCAGGCGTTCGCCGACTCCCGGATCCGCTCCACCACGATGTTCGCCGAGGACGTGCTGCACGACATGGGCGCGATGTCCATCACCTCCTCCGACGCCCAGGCCATGGGCCGGATCGGGGAGGTCGTGACCCGCACCTGGCAGGTCGCACACGTCATGAAGGAGTGGAGCCACAAGACCTTCCAGGACGCGGACTTCTTCCACCGGTCCGGTCGGGGAGTGGGCGACAACGCCCGCGCCCTGCGCTATGTGGCCAAGTACACGATCAACCCCGCCATCGCCCACGGCATCGACGAGTACGTCGGTTCCGTGACGGAGGGCAAGCTGGCCGACCTGGTGCTGTGGGACCCGCGGTTCTTCGCCGTACGACCCGAGATCGTCATCAAGGGCGGCGCCATGGTGCTCGGCAACCTGGGCGACCCCAACGGCTCGGTGTCGACGCCTCAACCGACCGTCCTGCGACCGGCGATGGCCCACGCGATCGCGTCCCGGCTGTCCTACTCGTTCGTGTCGGGCAAGGTCCTCGACCCGCCGCCCGGCACCGACCCCTACGATTCGGTGAGGGGCAAGGGCGTGTTCAAGGACTCTCTGCGTGCCACCCTCGGCCTGCGCCGCGAACTGAAGGGGGCGAAGCCCGTCAAGGACGTCGGGAAGGCCGACATGGTCTTCAACGCCGAGCGGTTCGGCATCGACATCGATCCGAGTACCTTCAAGATCGCGGTGGAGATCCCGGAGCTCGCCACGACACCGAATCACAGCCTCACCAAGCACAAGAGCCGAGCCGGATTCTGGTATCTCGACCAGCCGAATCCGCCGAAGAACCTGCCGCTCGCCCAGCGCTATCTGATGTTCTGA
- a CDS encoding urease accessory UreF family protein — MSTTSSLLLALLGDARLPSGGHTQSSGLEPALRAGTSSAQVPSYLRARLRTVTRVEAGAAVVARAVAADGGDLAEVEVAWAARTPSQALRANGRRLGRGYLRVLRTLWPGPVDTRARTWSRPVVLGLLAHRAGMGPVDLARLVGYDDVQTVTAALLKLEPQDPLLIAAWVKDLLPDIDEMAAQVAHLHTTEQIPAQGAPLIERWAETHDTTTERLFSA, encoded by the coding sequence GTGAGCACCACCTCCTCACTCCTGCTCGCCCTGCTGGGCGACGCCCGGCTCCCGTCCGGGGGACACACACAGTCATCGGGCCTGGAACCGGCGTTGCGGGCCGGTACGTCATCGGCCCAGGTGCCCTCCTATCTGCGTGCCCGTCTCCGCACGGTCACGCGTGTGGAGGCGGGGGCCGCCGTGGTCGCCCGTGCGGTGGCAGCGGATGGCGGCGACCTGGCCGAGGTCGAGGTCGCCTGGGCCGCCCGGACCCCCAGCCAGGCGCTGAGGGCCAACGGGCGGCGCCTGGGGCGTGGTTACCTGCGCGTCCTGCGGACGCTGTGGCCCGGCCCCGTGGACACGCGCGCACGCACCTGGTCGCGTCCCGTCGTGCTGGGGCTGCTCGCCCACCGCGCCGGGATGGGCCCCGTCGACCTGGCCCGCCTGGTCGGGTACGACGACGTCCAGACCGTGACGGCGGCCCTGCTCAAACTGGAGCCGCAGGACCCGCTGCTCATCGCCGCGTGGGTGAAGGACCTGCTGCCCGACATCGACGAGATGGCCGCTCAGGTCGCCCACCTGCACACCACCGAGCAGATCCCGGCCCAGGGCGCCCCTCTCATCGAGCGCTGGGCCGAGACCCACGACACCACCACGGAAAGACTCTTCAGTGCCTGA
- a CDS encoding acetoacetate decarboxylase family protein: MTDVRDRLAEGDHVDLKELDRRPAAGRVRTDHHRSTQEVRASGFPDRHLAASYATDVGLLLVGSCARIWQWCSEDGRELADPAICQFSEFLILLGCAFEGRPMARCPFAWVDQPVSMMRGWVQGMPKQFGAVHQTRPVTVGRAGSRLASGGRFDGALSVHGRPVVEASVTVERSTDRPPALHDVPLAHSLVFPQWAPSDTPSRALLVASEVSGVEFSPIWSGPGQLTFFDGLGEDFALLSPLEVCNGHVFAYGETLHGGRLLGEC, from the coding sequence CTGACCGACGTCCGCGACCGGCTCGCCGAGGGCGACCACGTTGATCTCAAGGAGCTCGACCGGCGGCCTGCCGCCGGCCGAGTTCGAACGGACCATCACCGAAGCACGCAAGAAGTGAGGGCCTCGGGTTTCCCGGACAGGCATCTGGCCGCTTCTTACGCGACGGACGTCGGTCTCCTACTTGTCGGATCGTGCGCTCGCATTTGGCAGTGGTGCTCCGAGGACGGAAGGGAGCTGGCCGATCCGGCCATCTGCCAGTTCTCGGAGTTCCTGATCCTCCTCGGCTGCGCGTTCGAGGGCCGGCCGATGGCGCGCTGCCCGTTCGCCTGGGTCGACCAGCCCGTGTCCATGATGCGCGGCTGGGTGCAGGGCATGCCCAAGCAGTTCGGCGCCGTCCACCAGACGAGGCCGGTGACCGTCGGGCGGGCGGGCTCGCGGCTCGCTTCCGGCGGACGCTTCGATGGTGCGCTCTCCGTCCACGGTCGGCCTGTGGTGGAGGCGTCGGTCACGGTTGAGCGCTCCACTGACCGGCCCCCGGCGCTGCACGACGTTCCTCTGGCGCACAGCCTCGTGTTCCCGCAATGGGCACCGTCCGATACGCCGTCACGGGCGCTACTGGTTGCCTCGGAGGTGAGCGGCGTCGAATTCTCGCCAATCTGGAGCGGTCCCGGACAACTCACGTTCTTTGACGGCCTGGGGGAAGATTTCGCGTTGCTCTCGCCGTTGGAAGTGTGCAACGGTCATGTATTCGCGTATGGAGAGACGCTGCATGGAGGCCGACTCCTCGGCGAATGCTAG